The sequence GCAGACTACAGGGAGATGAACATGTCAAAGCTTATGCAGTCCTTCGAAAGGACTCCGGTTATGGAGGAAACGCTCGAAAAGACAATATGGGAAACAATGGATGTCGGGCGTACGGAGGAGGTTCTCAGGATGATTGCTGGAGGGGAGATAGAGGTGGTCTGCGCACCACTCTCTCCGATCGGAAAGAAGGGTATCGACACCACAAGGGAACTATACAAGCCGTCAAGGGCCGACAGGGGCATTCTGACGGCACTGAAGAAGAGGCTCCTTGAAGAGGAATTCACCATGCTCTGCCTCAACTGTGAGGCGAGGAGGAAAACGAAGGCGGGCAGAGAGGGAAAGCGCATAAAATGCTGGAAATGCGGAAGCCCGATGATTGCGGCACTGAGCGATTATGAACTCGAAAAAATACCGCGCAGGCTCAGAGCGCCCGGAAAGCTGACGGATGAGCAGATTCGTGACGTGAGGAAACTGAGGAAGAACGCAAACCTCGTCATGGAGTACGGCCAGAAGGCACTGATAGTACTCGCAGGACGCGGGATCGGGCCTGACAGCGCCGCCAGAATACTTTCAAGAATGGCCTCGGAAGAAGAAGATCTCCTCAAAGACATTCTGGAGCAGGAGATACAGTTTGCACGCACCAAGCGCTTCTGGGACTGAACACCGACCGGTTCATTGTGATTCCAATTCTCTCATATTCCGTCCCTAACTCTTCCTTCCGCCTGCTGCTTGCTTATCCTCCTGATTTCTGATATGAGAGCATGGAAAAGCGTTACAGGATTTGATTATTTTTCATTTGTTACCATGACCCACATATTTTCAGGAATATTGACATTTATAGCATCTTTCGTTTCTGCAACGTGACCTGCATTGAGCTTGTAATGAACGGAAACGTAGAAATCAACGAGACCGAAACCTGTGTGGAATTTCCCATCGCCCCATCCTCCTTTTGCAAGTACAATTGCCCCTGCAGAATTTCCTATTATCACTCCCGAGAATTCAAGTAACCTGTACTGCAAAGCCCTCTGTTTTAACTCGCGATATAGGACCTCAGTGTCTCCACCCGGAAGATAAACGACGTCTACCTCAGAGAATTTTCGTTGGATAT is a genomic window of Candidatus Sysuiplasma jiujiangense containing:
- a CDS encoding Type 1 glutamine amidotransferase-like domain-containing protein; this encodes SGKILVIPWTSDSLEKEAEYSRVLRDYFSHCGFEEVLFLAKTDPENDIQRKFSEVDVVYLPGGDTEVLYRELKQRALQYRLLEFSGVIIGNSAGAIVLAKGGWGDGKFHTGFGLVDFYVSVHYKLNAGHVAETKDAINVNIPENMWVMVTNEK